The Mercenaria mercenaria strain notata chromosome 6, MADL_Memer_1, whole genome shotgun sequence genome contains the following window.
GTATAGAATCCCAGTAGTCTCCGATCGGTCAACTTCCTGTGCAACGTATCTGAAATTTCATCTTTATAAGCAGAccttttacaatatttatatagatattcagtTTAGGGCGCTCAATCCATATTGATATTTAATTTACTTCTTTCATGAAgggaacccgcccgcttagctcagtaggtagagcgttggtctacggatcgcgaggtcggcatcgcgaggtcgcgagttcgatcctcgggcgggacatATGTtccccgtgactatttgataaacgacattgtgtctgaaatcattagtcctccacctctgattcatgtggggaagttggcagttacttgcagagaacaggtttgcactggtacagaatccaggaaaactggttaggttaactgcccgccgttatatgactgaaatactgttgaaaaacggcgttaaccccaaatcaaacaaacaaacaaaatcttttatGAAGGGACTTCTGGTCCCCCCATTCTTGTGTAAATTTTGGTTTATCAAAGTTGTAAGTCATTTACACTAAAATCTTTCAACGTCGTTTCCCAAACACCtcacttgtgtatgcaatagaggctgtatttttcaattgatcttcatgaaatttggtcagaatgattgccttgatataatctagggcaagtttgaatatgggtcaaaaagtaggtcactaggtcatatcaaagaaaatacttgtgtccacatttttggtccaatcctaatgaaaattggccagaatagttgattccatgaaatcactaggtcaaacatgtttacactgttatggtgtgtttctcaggtgagcgacatagggtcatctgggccctcttgtttaatgaaaCGGAATACCTTTATAGATAGCAACATGGAATATATGtacattcttttattttattgcaaaaatgtgATTGATATATGGCAGCATATAtgacaaaatacaaaaagaatCGAGCAATAACAGAAAGTACTAAACAAATCCTGACATTTGTTAGATTTTGTTtctttcgggtttaacgccgttttaacagtatttcagttatgtaacggcgggcagttaacctaaccagtgttcctggattctgtatcagtataaacttattctccgcaagtaactgccaacttcccacatgaatcagaggtggtggacgaatgatttcagacacaatgtcttttatcaaatcgtcacggagaacataattTATTACGCCTCGcacagggctcgaactcacgacctcgagatccgtagatctgcgctctccctatttagctaaGCGGGAGGGCATGTAAAGATAGAATACTATCGAGAGAACATCAGGATTGTTCTGTTTTCATCATTTATCCATCTGTTTGTCTGTCAGAAAACCAGGCGCAATTGGTGGTTTCTGCcataaatttaaaagtacaaaagaATTTACCTGGAAATCTTAGGCATAGATAAAAGGCAATATGGATATTAGTGACTATATTTTGTCATACATTCATCCATCTGTCTGTTCATCCAACAGTCATTCATAAAAGATACAGCTGATATTAACTTGAAAAGAACGAAAGAATTTGTCATGAAACCTGGTGTATAGATGGTGAATTATTTGGTGAATGTGCAAGTCCTTCGTTTCAGTTTCaatatataataatgttgttCTTATGAAagcatttaaaagacaaatacGAATTTACAACGCTGATTGTTGCCCTGGTGTTTTACcgtatgttttgattttaatgcgcaAGCGCTCTTAACGTGTGACAACAGTAGGGAACTTTTTATTGCTTGGTAATAGTTCTTGTTTCGgatgtaaaaattaaatattgcgttttgtaaccttaactccggCTTCCAAAGTTTAGTGTTTCTAGTATAATAAAAAcatgagctcaagctaaaacaaaacataatcaaaaattaGAAAGGTAATTTTATAAGCAgggaaattttggtttgaaaacgtgtaaacacgtatgacctagtaatcgaactgtactataacatgtatatatataatgtcaaatcaaaacaaaacacaacacaAATTTTGTATCGAAGTTACTGTTTATTAACCCATTTACAAACTTATTCAATAGTTTTGGCGTACAGTTAATGTACTCGGAGAGAATATCTATTATAGATAATATTTTCGTTGAAGATTTTACGATTATAAACTTCACGATCATAAAACTCTTTCTTCCTCTTTTTCTTTGCTCAATACTTACCCTATCATACAAAGGAGACATGcggtaaaaaaaaaaggaaatacatCAAAATGTACAACGGGTAAGATTTAAATAGATATAATAAGTAATTCAACCCCTCGTTTTACCCATGACTAATCGGTTTATTCAATTCTATTCCTGTTTTCAATTATTGACTGTACCTCATTATTAATGAAATCATTTAATGATATTAGATTGTAGTTTTCTTATGGATCTGTCTGAAAATGGGAAGTTTATGGAATCAAATAAGGCCTATAATAGGTATGATCTTTTTTTAGAGTATATGTAGATTTTTATTGTCTTGTCatgaatttattttaagtaaattatAAACTTCCTTTTTTGATCCAGTTCGTAAAATGCAGCATTCTAGTCTCACTTTGATTGTTATGCAAAACGTGGTTTACAACAACTGAATTTTTACTTATTAGATAAATTCTCTCTAAAATAATTAGATTGTTTCGACGAAAAATGTTCGACGCTAAAACTCATAAATGGGTCGATGTGAAAGAACTCTGTCAATAATGCGAAATAACTAGGTCAATATGAAATTTCAGTGCTCTTGGTTCACGGGGATTTCAGGGTAAATTACGTAAACTAACCAGGACAACTCGCCAGTGTCAAGACAGTGATTCCTGACCTATAACGTAAAACGACAACTTTGATTGGTGTGTAAATAATGCTATTCAAGACGACAAAATAGCAGAAAACGATCTCGCTACAAATATGTGACCCAGTTATTTTTATTGATTATAGGGTAGTTTCTTGTGTATTAATAGAACTGTCAATACTCAAATAGATTGATATCTgcataatatatatttgataatatcagTTACTGAGTGCCTTTCCATTCTGCTTTCAGGTAGACCAAACCGCGTAAATCGATTCCTTTATGATATATATAAAGAAGAAATTGCTGTTGACAGACAAAGGTCCAAGGCAGAAATTCATGATATAGGGACCGCAGTGAATGACATGATTAGCGCAATAGTAGGTCAAGCTTTTGAAACCGATACTGTCTTCAATATCCCTCGTAAAATGCTTCCCAACCACATCATTGGTGTCGGCAGTTTCTTTGAACAAACCAAGATAATTGACGTAAATGAGTTTGACTTCACTGTTGTACTACCATACTTTACTAGTGAGAACGTCAGAGTTGTGAAGGAACTGCATTCTCCTTACGTCGGATGTAGACATGGAGTTCGTAAAAATCCATTCGCATTTGTGGAGCTTGAATATGTTGGAAAGAACGCGGACATATTAACAAAGAAAAATCTGCTGACAACAATTAAGTCAAAGCGATATATACTTGCCTGCGGACTTTACACCTTTGCCAAGGTAAAGATAGATGACTGTTTATCAGGTCCGAGGAAAGTCCAGCCAGTTGACCGTGAAACGGGGACGTTAGAGTTTAACGTAAACGGCTTTGGTAGCAAATCATATCCAAATGGACCTGCTTTAAAACTGTATTTGAAATGGTGGCAGAACTGGGGACACAACAATCTTGATATAACTGTGGATTTAGTACCTGCAATTAAAACCAGTATCCCTAAGAATATGAGTAATAATATCACTGCACCTTATGTAATGAGAAAGGAAGTAACAAAGTCGAACTGTTGTTTCTTTATACCGAAAAATAAACCTCATGTATCTGTCGACTTTATCATCTCCTTCAGTCAAATTGAGTCACAACTTCTTCTAACGTTAAGAAAGGAAAGGCCATAGTGGTTTATGTGctataatatattaaaattctTATTCTGGAATGACTCAATGTTGACTCAAGTTTCCTCTGCGCATTTGTTTTCTAGTTATATTCTAAAAGCAATTATTCTTCAAGAGTCACTAACTAGTACAGAAAAAGGAATTACTCTAGTTGACTGCTTAATGAAGATTTTAGTAAGCCTACAGAGATACACAGATACAATAGACCAGGGGATTGTAGACCACATTCAGGTCCGCTCTGTATGGTTTCTTGACAGTTCTATTGCTTGTAGAAGTCTGAACGACCGCTTTGAAAAAGAGGAACTTAACATACTGCACACTTTTATTGAACAATTAAAGAATATGTTAATAGACATTGATAGAGATTACGTGTATGAATATTCCAactataaaaaagattttttagataTTGTTAAATCGTTAAGAACGTCTTTATCGGATTTAAATCAAGAacgaaagtcaaaatattctCAAGTTGACAAAGAAAGCAAACCAGACAAGCTACACAGCAGCTACACCTAATGAGTCTCTTTACAggaaaatgttttatgtaaacgAACAAAAGAAACTCATAACATCAAATCAACTTTCATGCTTAATAAGTGCTTAAAAGCAATTGCTTGTTGAGAACCTAGACAGTCTTGATAGTTTTTTTCATGAGAGTTTTAGTCATCGTCATTTTTGTCTGTTTATAATCTCATTGTATGAGCAATATCGGTTCGCTGTCTACAGACTTGTTCATAAATGGTATATCTTAAACGTCAGATTTCTCAGTCCGAAGCTTGTACACTACACCTACAACCAACGAGatttttacaatgtaaaaaaaaatgatttcacggTAATAAAGGTATTTCTCAAAGAAAATCGACCTTTTTTATTTAAGCGTTAATGCATTGATTAAGGtataaaattaggattatatttcCTTCTAAGATGATAacaaatatgtacaaaaaatattgttttagtcATTTATGAATATGCTTTCTGGTATATAAACATGTTATaatgaaatgaacattttctTGTACTGTCAATCCCTTTCGAGTGCAGATGTATCATGAAAAAAGTATAAAACGCCCCTGCGTGATCTCTACAAGTCGCCAAAGGACGTTGTTTaatggtctatagcatcattccacttttattttgcaaattgaTGCATTGGCTCTTTTTGGTGGCTgctagaggtaaaaatagaacCATTATAATAAGATCTTCCAAGACACCCTTAGCTTGCTCCAATATAGTCTGTTGGTGTTTTCCCATTCCATTTTAAAGACATAAGAAGCATATAGTGTTTGGACTGTTTGTCATTTTTCATACTAATTTATGTAACCTCAGGAACTTTCCACACCTGGACCATATTAAGGTCTTTCGAAGCTGCACAGTCTGTGAACTCTGTGAAACTCAAATGAGCGATCTAGACCCATCATTGCCCTCTAGTTATATATTAAGATGCTCATGTTATATGAATTCAGTCAAGTAGCATAGGTATGAAAATATGACATTTGGATATTTACAAACACTTCCAGATTGTTTATGCCTGTACAATATTTGCAGCACAAAATCCCACTTTTCCTGCAATCTTAACAATTTATGCATGCGCATGTCACAGCTACTAGTATGAGGTCTGGAATACTCCTGTATGTATGGGGCACTTTATCTTCTTCATCATCATTTGTGTATCCGTACCAGAATAGGTCAAGTTCTGTCATTCTTTTATTGTAAGGATGTTGTACACTAGCGCATTAGTATATGAttcaggatgagctattagtataggtggatggtccgaaATCCGTTATCAACATTATTACTTAAACATCTTTTCCTCGGAttctactggtcagaattacccCAAACTTGGGTCactagatttaaaaatagaaaaacctttaatcAACTtcatctcatgaaccacttggtggattttcttcagacttggtttgtagcatcgtTATAGGCTTCTCTCTCCAATCTGTTCAAATGGGAATGCTAAGCTCCTTTTGGGattgctagagttaaaaatagaaaaaatcctGAAAACAAACTtcatctcatgaaccacttgatgtgttttgttcaaatttggtctgtagcgtTGTGATAAGCTTCTCTCCCTCATTTGTTCAAATGCTTAGATCCTTTTAGAGTCGCTGgagttaaaaacaaaaatacctttaaatgacttctaatAAACTGGTTGATAGATATTCAATAAGCATGGTCTGTAGAATCATTGTAGGGTCCTCtctgaaatttattcaaatttgagTACTTCGCCCCTTTATGGGGAATTAAGAGgtaaacatagaaaaaaacattaaaattcttttcatgaaccgctcgttggatcctcatcaaacttggtctatagcatcattataaggtcctctcttaCAATTGATCAAGTGGGGGCACATGACTCGTTTAAGTGCcacaaaagttaaaaacaaaataccttTAATGACGTTTgctagatcttcatcaaacttggtctgtaatatcATTTGTATGGCCCTCTCTCAATTTTGTTCTAACTGGGACATcctgccccttttaggggtcagTAGAGCTACGCACAAAAATACCTTTCAACAGATTCTTCTAGgcaaagttggtctgtagcatcattgtaaggtcctttcctacatttgtttaaatgggggcgctgaccactagagctaaaatagaaatacctttaaatgtattaaccgcttgatggatcttttaCAAACATTGTCTTTAGCATCAATATAACGTTCTCTCCAAATGTTGATCAATTGAGGGCGCTTGGCCCCTTCAGGGACTGCTACAGCTAAAAAGAGAATATCTTCTAACGACTTCTTTCATTGaaattgcttgatggatcttcactaaacttgatcAGTAGCATCATGGTAAGGCTTGCTTCCAACTTCTCCTTATGAACTGCTGGATGCAGATAGCCATTAAGAAGAGACCTTCCAATACATATTCGGACTGCTCCAATTGTCTATGTGTATTTTCTCCTCCCAGTCTATAAGGCTTAAgaagcatatagtgtttgaactgtttgtcatcAGTCACACTTATTAATGTTTTTAACTAATACTGCCTCTGGAACATTGGACACTTGGAGAGCAGATTTAGTTCCTGTTTCAACGGTGCACACGCTCTTGTCTGTTTAAGCACCGAAACGAAGGTGGACGAATTCAAAGGGGTATTTCGTCCCCTTTTAGGGACCATTAtagataaaatatacaaaattcttttaactacttcttctcatgaactgacAAATCATTTTGAGGTCCTTCCTCAATTAGTTCAAATTGGGACACTTGGCCTGTTTTATGCTAACCTAACATATTACCATTCATAATTCAGTATGTATGTCATATATATCTTGATGGGCAAATaatcaaggtcaggtgagcggcTTAGAGCACTATTATATGGGTCTCTTGTTGCATGAAATGTTGGCGGAAGGCACtgcatatgtgttttacagaGTTCGTCCATCGTTTTATACTGGTTTGACTTTACAACCTGGACCAGATATACCACAGCATTAACTGACACATCCGGAGTACCGGCTAACGTCTGGTGAAACTCAATCAAGAATTCTTCTGGCGGAGCCTTTAAGCCAAGTTGTTCTTGTTGTCACATCCAGTAAAGTGTGTGTTGCGGGCATAGTGATGGGTTTGTCTCTACAATATAATGAAGTGGAGTGTAGCGAAATGTGTTTCCCAGTCCGGTCTTCATCCATAACTCACTCATCAATACCAATTTTTGACAATAAAACATCACATCTCTATCACCAGAGAGCAGCACAATTCTTTTATTGCTGTGCGATATGGCACTGATTACATAGGGCACGATACAAACATCAGCTTCTTCAAGCAGTAGCTTCAGTGATATTACTATGAACATTATGTTttaacatttgtgtacatgtcgAACTTGCAAGCTTAGTCCATGAGTCGTAAATACATTAATATAAATGCtttaatatttgagccgtgccatgagaaaaccaacatagtgggtgtgcgaccagcatggatccagaccagcctgcgcatccgcgcagtctggtcaggctccatgctgttcgcttttaaagcctattggaattggagaaactgttagcgaacagcatggatcctgaccagactgcgcggatgcgcaggctggtctggatccatgctggtcgcaaagccactatgttggttttctcatggcacggctcattttaattgaggaaatgaattaatataagttttcgctgaaaacttattttcagatcctttacatcattttgattgtaaatgttactgtatatatttatgtacatgatatatctaataaatactgtttaaaccaaaatttaataTAGAAATAATGAATTTAAGCGTGAAtgtattgtataaatatttaaaggGGCAGACgttttctgatatatatttaatttccGAAAGTTTGATCCCAACATTTCTCAGGTAGTAAATAACATACAGTATGTACAGTTGGTGTAAAACATATAtaggaagtgaaaataaaactaaCGAAATTGTTAAAGAAAACGTTTGTTACACAGGTAGTTCGGCATAGGTCATAAATAAACAGCAACGCTTGTTTTGCCAATTTGATTCAATATAACAAAGGTAACACGGTATCGGCCTAAAATCAGATTTTCTACGTTTAAACTTGGTCTACGTTTGAACTTGACCTCAGGGGCCTCCGTCGCCGattagttaaggtcgctgacttcgaatcactagGTTCTCGCCTATATCggagggttcgagcctcactcgaggcgttgaactGTTCATGTGACGGAACCATCCAGCAGGTTTCCTGAAGGTTGGTGgctttttacacaaaaaataattctaggtgcgacattaaacccaacaaaaacaaaacagaaaaagaattGAACTTGACCTCAGGGGCCTCAACTTCAATCCTTATCTTGATCCTCATGTAAACTTGATATACACCAacgttggtcagaatgttccatTTTAAACTTATATAACAGATTTTGAACTATCACACCAGCAGTCCTTAAGTGCCGTTttcggctgtaaaaagtctccacgTACTTGGACTcattgttgttacattttctggacCTTTGGGGTCATGGAGTTCATTCATTGTACTCAAACAGAAATAcgtttaagccagtgctagggcgcgtgaggggtgttgcacatttcattaaccggcatcaatcaaaccgagtctgctattatattgcttggttccgttctttgcttccaaaggatatttacACATATTTCATTGTATAAAAACCATGGCCCGTGAAGCATGAAATACAATCTGAAGCTAAGACTATTACCAGGTTTACAGACAATATGTCAGTCCGAAGCTATATGCTTTAAAGAcctaatttgtcaaaaaaaaatatgttttagtaaTAACAACCTTGACATTAGATAGCCCAGCAGCTTCTAATGCCACAACTAGTTTTAATATTAAATCTAATTTCTGACTAGATTTATACATAAGCCTCAAACTGTGCATCCCTGAAGTTTGTATACACCCAAATCTTAATCGGAATAAATCAGTACAAACATGAGCTTTTGGCCGcgtttgttttttctgttttaagtaataaATATCATAACCCTAACTTTCAATACAAAATTCAGGATTTTCacaaatgaaattttctttttctgttttcacTTGCATATTTCAAGTCTACTCCCCTTAAGTGTTTTAGGGAAGGTATGTCTTGGCAAAGCAGAGACAACTTAATGTATTCGTATTTTCTAAGAatcttttatttcagaaataggCAAAAaggttaaatttattttaaatatggcACCTAAGAAAAGTCTGCCGAAACGGTGTAAAATCAACAATATACTTTGCAAAAAATCTCTAGAATTGTTTAAATGAgtataaatacattgtaaaagcaaaatattttgaaatgaatccTGTAAATAAAGACAAATTCTCGACCTTAATTGCGTTGTCTTTATATTCAGGTGTGACTGTATAAATATCTCGTAAGTCAGAGATGTATCACTGAACAacttggtttgaaaaaaaaacatcaggtCAGTTTGAGAAAATAACATGATTTTAGTTATAtctcaacattttttttacaacacaCAATAAGTATAAGTAAAGCGGACTAAAGTAACTTTAATGTCTTGGTTTAAAGAATATATGTCAGTCAAATACTATATCATATTGTGAGAAACTACATATCTAACCAAGTTACACCACATGCTattgtttgttatttaaaatcagaatgaatgttattgttttcatttaaagaaatatcTGTCCGACACACTACAGCGTAAAATAGATTATCACAGTCTTCGCATTTTTTGTTCATGTTCCATCCAAATTTTACGTTATGGATTAATTCTTATTTCTGTCGACCCAGAAATGTCCGGAATTTCTTTGCAATCGAAGCTAAAATACACAGCTCCGTATTTCTTCCGTTTCACGGCCCTCAGCATAAATTCTTCTGTATGAACACCTCTAGCCGGGACGTCCCtacaaaattaaacaagagggccatgatggccctatattgctcacctgttatcattgcacttgaggacaagaaggtcctcagaaaaaatatctaagtccaaaggacagtaacaacaaagtgaagaaatttaaccgaaaagaaaaaaaaaattcttacaaggtacagatatgtcaaagtacacctaaaaattggaggtaccatccatcttgtaccacagaaaagtggtcttggtttttccctacggccaataataaaaaaaagttactaaaataagctatttatagtaacgtaaaagggaagtcattaaaaatttttttattataagtgaacaaaagaaggatctgccaaataaatttgttgacataaatgaaatttcagataagtATCTTCATTAggtacggagatatacccattttaatttgaaataaagggaggtaatttgaaataaaatcagtccatagttatctaccctgattggctcagtccaactaatgacaataatgaaatttcaaataagtcctataagtactaactgatataaatccattttgattacaatcaggggaggtaatcagatataaaataactctggaacctatgattggatctgatttgtcatggaatccaagatttattgttgttgaagatattttggaagtttgtatcaaataaaaccataaatgaagtctctatatggctgcaaaagccaaaatagccgattttggacctttaaggggccataactcttgaacccaagatggaatctggccagttcaaaaaaggaaccaagatcttgtggtgatacaagttgtgtgcaagtttggttaaaatcaaatcataaatgaagatgctattgtacagacaaggtcgaaatagctgattttggccctttcaggggccataactctggaacccattatgggatctggccgtttcaagaaaggaaccaagatcttatggtgacacaagttttgtgcaagtttgattaaattcaaatcataaatgaagctgctattgcgcagacaaggtcaaaatagctatttttggccctttcaggggccataactccggaacccataatgggatctggccagttcaagaaaggaaccgagatcttatggtgatacaagttgtgtgcaagtttggttaaaataaaatcagtaatgaaaccactatcgtgcagacacgaaattgttgacggacggacggacgacggacgaagggtgatcacaaaagctcaccttgtcactatgtgacaggtgagctaaaaaaaaaactctaataaattatttataaataatacgaTAAACAGGTAGATCGGAATCATTCTAAAAATTATTACGAAATTTCCCACATTCTGTAAACTGTTAAAAATGTTATATCCTACTTTGACGTCTTCATGATTTTACTAATATAGTGTACGTTCGCCTGTCTTGTTAGAAAAACGAATTGCCCTAACATAGTCAATCCACTTTGCCAATCCACTTTTCTTTTCCTACCatagataaaataagataaaaaagaGCGGAATAAACATCTCAAGATTTAATTCTAAAGTGTATGGTGTACTCTctctgtttcattttatttttgaaataaatcaaagatCTATTTCATAAGAGACCTGAATATCCCTCCAATACACCTAATTACATCAAATACTAGGACTTTTTAAAccaaattaaatttctttctatTAAAGGCTACACTTTATACACATAATCAACGAGTGTTCTTCCCAAATGCATCAATTTTAATATACTTGACCTTTTAAGAAAAGGAAATATAAGTTTTGACTTCGTTTGGTATATTTTCGAAAGATTCTACTACAGAAATCTGTAAAGATTCGTTTGTTGTGTTGACGTTTAATACACACCGGCATCAGTTAGGGCAATATGGTGACTTTTTACTTTTTGATGATGATGAAGACCACAAGTGCCCCTCCCGGGAATTATTTTGTGCACAGGCACCCTTCTgggtggatggcttcctcaaatgaattAATTCTATACCCTAACCGAGGTTTCGAACGCAACAGTTTAGTTTATTATccagaaaattataaaataccATTTTGAAACGAATTAGTTTTCGTGAAAACTAATAATATACCTTTATATCTTAATATATTGTCAAataatacaattaatatttttattgaatcaaATTGAAGaagttaaaaagaaagaaagggaTTTAATTCAAACTATCTGTATCTAATATTTAATACTTGATTCTAACGCTTTTCGTCTACTTACATAGTTGGTACATCTTCTGACAAATCCTCAAACCCAACACTTTCCATTGAGAAACTGCAATTTGTCAGTGGGCGATCTAGTGGATTAATGACAGTGACCTTGAACCTAACTGTATCTCCTACCTTCGTTTCTTCCGGGccctt
Protein-coding sequences here:
- the LOC128557831 gene encoding uncharacterized protein LOC128557831, which translates into the protein MGSLWNQIRPIIGRPNRVNRFLYDIYKEEIAVDRQRSKAEIHDIGTAVNDMISAIVGQAFETDTVFNIPRKMLPNHIIGVGSFFEQTKIIDVNEFDFTVVLPYFTSENVRVVKELHSPYVGCRHGVRKNPFAFVELEYVGKNADILTKKNLLTTIKSKRYILACGLYTFAKVKIDDCLSGPRKVQPVDRETGTLEFNVNGFGSKSYPNGPALKLYLKWWQNWGHNNLDITVDLVPAIKTSIPKNMSNNITAPYVMRKEVTKSNCCFFIPKNKPHVSVDFIISFSQIESQLLLTLRKERP